The Allorhodopirellula heiligendammensis genome includes a window with the following:
- a CDS encoding tetratricopeptide repeat protein — MLSSLLLLSGCATHLASIDTARDAFARGDLETAATMFSEVADSHSRFSDPARLDLAVVQLASGDLDQATAGLRSLRDRFDKTSEAAAIGGGDGGLIASAKSVSGDALSMVTDDTARVFKPAGYEEVMIRTMLAICSLAGDGMDAESYINQAAMHQAKLREVAEARQRDIFPDALDATPHQELALAPYLRGVLREATHHDFDDAQRNYRLVSAIKPDFRPAQDDLQRAAVGNHSQPGHGALYVFALVGRGPVLVPTDAPVTSAAVSIASMLMFHDQDQEDDITRLPRIPSVKIPTVYVPPSAIAAVTVTRSTQRSGGQRNVPAHPSGSVQMPGAYQMLGAEMLGATQSLTDVAEMVQAQATAEQPWTIARSFLRQASKEMAVSKVRQGLGLTGGVGSAVQFAASTAWTATEKADTRCWGLLPREIQVLRAELPVGEHQIQLAPVGPDGFSIGPERSATIRMANGRNTYLVVIAPTGNLHIVE, encoded by the coding sequence GTGCTCTCTAGCCTGCTACTCCTGTCCGGCTGCGCCACCCACCTAGCGTCCATCGACACCGCTCGCGACGCCTTCGCCCGAGGCGATCTCGAGACTGCCGCGACGATGTTCAGTGAGGTTGCTGATTCCCATAGCCGATTTTCCGACCCTGCCCGCCTGGACCTGGCTGTTGTCCAGCTCGCCTCCGGTGACCTTGATCAAGCCACCGCAGGCCTTCGCAGCCTGCGCGATCGATTCGACAAAACCAGCGAAGCGGCGGCGATTGGCGGCGGCGATGGCGGCCTGATTGCGAGTGCCAAGTCGGTATCGGGAGACGCGCTGTCAATGGTCACCGATGATACTGCGCGAGTGTTCAAGCCCGCTGGCTATGAAGAGGTGATGATCCGCACGATGCTAGCGATCTGCTCGCTCGCCGGTGATGGGATGGATGCGGAGAGCTACATCAACCAAGCGGCGATGCACCAAGCGAAATTGCGGGAAGTCGCTGAGGCACGCCAGCGAGACATCTTCCCAGACGCATTGGATGCGACCCCACACCAAGAACTCGCCCTGGCGCCCTACCTCCGAGGCGTTTTGCGAGAGGCGACGCATCATGATTTCGACGACGCGCAGCGAAACTACCGCCTCGTCAGCGCCATCAAGCCTGATTTCCGGCCCGCCCAGGACGACCTGCAGCGAGCCGCCGTCGGCAACCACAGCCAGCCCGGCCACGGTGCCCTCTATGTCTTCGCACTGGTCGGCCGCGGCCCAGTCCTCGTACCCACCGACGCGCCCGTCACGTCTGCGGCCGTGTCCATCGCGTCAATGTTGATGTTTCATGATCAAGACCAAGAGGACGATATCACGCGTTTGCCCCGGATCCCAAGCGTTAAGATTCCAACGGTCTACGTCCCGCCCTCGGCCATCGCTGCGGTCACCGTCACCCGCTCTACCCAGCGATCCGGTGGCCAACGCAATGTGCCTGCCCACCCCAGCGGTTCCGTTCAGATGCCAGGGGCCTACCAGATGCTAGGGGCTGAGATGCTAGGGGCCACCCAGTCACTGACCGACGTCGCTGAGATGGTCCAGGCTCAAGCAACCGCCGAACAGCCCTGGACGATCGCCCGCAGTTTTCTTCGGCAGGCGAGCAAGGAAATGGCCGTGAGCAAAGTTCGCCAAGGACTTGGGTTGACTGGAGGAGTGGGCAGTGCGGTGCAATTCGCAGCCTCGACCGCATGGACGGCCACCGAAAAGGCCGACACTCGCTGCTGGGGACTGCTACCCAGAGAAATTCAAGTTCTGCGGGCTGAGTTGCCTGTCGGCGAACACCAAATCCAACTCGCACCCGTTGGTCCTGACGGATTTTCGATCGGCCCCGAGCGTTCTGCCACCATTCGCATGGCCAATGGGCGAAACACCTACCTCGTCGTTATCGCCCCAACTGGAAATCTGCACATCGTCGAGTGA
- a CDS encoding penicillin-binding protein activator LpoB produces MDGDFQTRKSNVALLTANRDDLRDSTHLLLLPLIACAVAITLLSGCASHQYGQLLASDDKDMVGSHEAGAATWNPLVDSSVAQLLGRCPPVAPPTSLGTGFGEGSFAAAASDAPTKAPGAGGTTTPAKVASHNLTGELPPPGAHPEEVFGMPDPNEPTQLVTGPARVCFIGIENKSAEELVDFKDQLYERIDSQINESQSFRSISRRLIDAALIETRLRPDSLFLPDNRAAFAAALGRQGSPVDYLLYATITTGTTDRNKSTQRDYLLTLEMVNLRTGDYIKESSKIRKGYHHTRAGKWWNFGIFDQADG; encoded by the coding sequence ATGGATGGTGATTTCCAGACCCGCAAATCGAACGTCGCATTGCTCACCGCAAACCGCGACGATCTCCGCGACTCCACACACCTGCTATTGCTGCCGCTGATCGCATGTGCGGTCGCCATCACTCTGCTGAGCGGATGCGCGTCCCATCAGTACGGACAACTGCTCGCCAGCGATGACAAAGACATGGTTGGCAGCCACGAGGCAGGTGCAGCGACCTGGAATCCTTTGGTCGACTCGTCCGTCGCCCAGTTGCTCGGGCGCTGCCCGCCGGTTGCACCCCCAACGTCCTTGGGCACCGGCTTTGGCGAGGGCTCTTTCGCCGCTGCGGCCTCCGACGCACCGACAAAGGCACCCGGTGCGGGTGGGACAACCACGCCAGCCAAGGTAGCCAGCCACAACCTCACAGGCGAATTACCACCTCCTGGTGCCCACCCTGAAGAAGTCTTCGGGATGCCCGATCCCAACGAGCCCACGCAACTCGTCACCGGGCCCGCACGAGTGTGCTTCATCGGCATCGAGAACAAGAGCGCCGAAGAATTGGTCGATTTCAAGGACCAACTCTATGAGCGCATCGATTCACAAATCAATGAAAGCCAGTCGTTTCGCAGCATCAGTCGGCGATTAATTGACGCCGCCTTGATCGAGACGCGACTGCGTCCCGATTCCTTGTTCCTACCCGATAACCGGGCCGCGTTCGCCGCAGCTCTCGGTCGTCAGGGCTCACCGGTCGACTATTTGCTCTACGCCACGATCACCACGGGCACGACCGATCGCAACAAATCGACGCAGCGAGATTACCTCCTGACACTGGAGATGGTGAATCTGAGGACGGGTGACTACATCAAAGAATCCTCGAAAATCCGTAAAGGCTACCACCACACCCGCGCGGGTAAATGGTGGAATTTCGGCATTTTCGACCAAGCCGATGGTTAG
- the rpsU gene encoding 30S ribosomal protein S21, producing the protein MVKLLVRDRETIQEAVRRFRKLVERSGIKKEMRRREFYEKPSETNRRARLRAERRNKRTQLLAR; encoded by the coding sequence ATGGTAAAGTTATTGGTGCGAGATCGGGAAACGATTCAAGAGGCAGTACGACGGTTCAGGAAGTTGGTTGAACGCAGCGGCATCAAAAAAGAGATGCGCCGCCGTGAATTCTATGAAAAGCCCAGCGAAACAAACCGCCGCGCCCGCTTGCGTGCCGAACGCCGCAACAAACGCACCCAACTTTTGG